One window from the genome of Senegalia massiliensis encodes:
- a CDS encoding FxsA family protein, which translates to MLGKLILLFTVIPIVELFILFQIAEITSGFATVLLVIFTGVVGAYLAKSQGRIIILRIRTDLNRGKMPANELINGLCVLVGGALLLTPGIITDIVGFSLVIPLTRTIFKKYIKNKFSEKIRAGQVHFYYRDDD; encoded by the coding sequence GTGTTAGGAAAACTTATATTATTATTTACTGTGATACCAATAGTAGAACTTTTTATACTTTTTCAAATTGCAGAAATTACAAGTGGATTTGCTACAGTACTTTTAGTAATATTTACTGGAGTTGTAGGAGCATACCTTGCGAAATCTCAAGGTAGAATTATAATTTTGAGAATAAGAACAGATTTAAATAGAGGTAAAATGCCTGCAAATGAGCTTATAAATGGGCTATGTGTACTTGTAGGAGGAGCTCTTTTATTAACTCCAGGAATAATAACTGATATAGTAGGATTTAGTTTAGTTATTCCTTTAACTAGAACAATATTTAAAAAATATATAAAAAATAAATTTAGTGAAAAAATTAGAGCAGGACAAGTACATTTTTATTATAGAGATGATGATTAA
- the rlmD gene encoding 23S rRNA (uracil(1939)-C(5))-methyltransferase RlmD, with product MKSKVKVGSIYKVEIIDLNHRGQGVAKIENFAVFINDAIPGDIGNIKIITVKKNYGVGEFIDITKPSKWRIEAPCHVVDSCGGCQIQKIDYDVQLDIKRKKVTDDMERIAKLEDIKIHETIGMEEPFRYRNKAQFPVQSGEDFVKIGFYKRGTHEIIDTNKCIIQHPITDKIIKVMREYMKNYKVQPYDEKNGTGIIRHILTKTSFKTGDLMIVLITNGKKLPHKDELIKLILENVEGVKSIIQNINTRKSNVILGKETITLWGEDKIVDYIEDIKFNISSLSFFQVNPIQTEKLYNKALEYADLKGDETVFDLYCGIGSISLFLAKKSKKVYGIEVVKSAIEDAKNNAQINGIDNAEFYLGKAEEVFPKIYKQGIRADVVVVDPPRKGCDEKVLDTIIKMDPKKVVYVSCNPSTLARDLKYLDENGYKTREIQPVDMFPHTTHVESVTLLTRR from the coding sequence TTGAAATCAAAAGTTAAAGTAGGTAGTATTTATAAAGTAGAAATAATAGATTTAAATCATAGAGGACAAGGAGTTGCAAAAATTGAAAACTTTGCAGTATTTATAAATGATGCAATACCAGGAGATATAGGTAATATAAAAATAATCACAGTAAAAAAGAATTATGGAGTAGGTGAATTCATAGATATTACTAAACCTTCAAAATGGAGAATAGAAGCACCTTGTCATGTAGTAGATAGTTGTGGTGGATGTCAAATTCAAAAAATAGATTATGATGTTCAATTAGATATAAAGAGAAAAAAAGTAACTGATGATATGGAAAGAATAGCAAAATTAGAGGATATTAAAATACATGAAACAATAGGAATGGAAGAACCATTTAGATATAGAAATAAAGCACAATTTCCAGTTCAATCTGGGGAAGACTTTGTTAAAATAGGATTTTATAAAAGAGGCACTCATGAAATAATTGATACAAATAAATGTATAATTCAACATCCTATAACTGATAAAATAATAAAAGTTATGAGAGAATATATGAAAAACTATAAAGTTCAGCCTTATGATGAAAAGAATGGTACAGGCATAATAAGGCATATATTAACTAAAACATCATTTAAAACAGGAGATTTAATGATTGTATTAATAACTAATGGCAAAAAATTACCACATAAAGATGAATTGATAAAATTAATATTAGAAAATGTTGAAGGTGTTAAAAGTATAATACAAAATATAAATACTAGAAAATCCAATGTAATATTAGGTAAAGAAACTATTACATTATGGGGAGAAGATAAAATAGTTGATTATATAGAAGATATAAAATTTAATATATCTTCATTATCATTTTTTCAAGTAAATCCAATACAAACAGAAAAATTATATAATAAGGCATTAGAATATGCAGATTTAAAAGGTGATGAAACAGTATTTGACCTATACTGTGGTATAGGAAGTATATCACTATTTTTAGCAAAAAAATCTAAAAAAGTATATGGAATAGAAGTAGTAAAGTCAGCTATAGAAGATGCTAAAAATAACGCTCAAATAAATGGAATAGATAATGCAGAATTTTATCTAGGAAAAGCAGAAGAAGTATTTCCTAAAATTTACAAACAAGGAATAAGAGCAGATGTAGTAGTAGTAGATCCACCTAGAAAAGGATGTGACGAAAAAGTATTAGATACTATAATAAAAATGGATCCTAAAAAGGTAGTATATGTTTCATGTAATCCATCAACCCTAGCAAGAGATTTAAAATACTTAGATGAAAATGGATATAAAACAAGAGAGATACAACCTGTGGATATGTTTCCGCATACGACACACGTTGAAAGCGTAACTCTACTAACTAGAAGATAA
- the pyk gene encoding pyruvate kinase has protein sequence MKRTKIVCTLGPSTDNEEVLTQLIKNGLNVARQNFSHGDHNEHKNRMDLTKKVREKLNLPIAIMLDTKGPEIRTRDFKNGSIILKDNQEYIITTRDILGDEHIGSITYKDLTKDITNGDKILIDDGLIELEVMDIINQTDIKCKVLNGGQVKNKKGVNVPGVKINLPAITQKDKEDIEFGIKNGIDFIAASFIRKASDVLAIREILEQNGAEDIEIISKIENQEGVDNIDRILEVSDGIMVARGDLGVEIPAEEVPLVQKMMIKKCNLAGKPVITATQMLDSMMRNPRPTRAEVTDVANAILDGTDAIMLSGETAAGKYPTEAVETMKNIAIKTEGSIDYEGILRSNIKLQETSITNAISHATCTTAEDLEAQAIITATSTGYTARAVSKFRPAAPIIAVTTSEKVRRKLNLVWGIHSLISKESLNTDDIIDESVSTALENEYIHNGDLVVITAGVPVGKAGSTNLLKVHTVGEVILKGTGIGDRSAVGNVCIVKNKEDAERKFKEGDILVAINTDRDIVPYMEKSSAIITEKGGLTSHAAVVGLNIEKPVIVGVENALEELKDGELITVDSIRGFIYRGKARVL, from the coding sequence ATGAAAAGAACTAAGATAGTATGTACATTAGGGCCATCAACTGATAATGAAGAAGTATTAACACAGCTTATTAAAAATGGATTAAATGTAGCAAGACAGAATTTTTCTCATGGTGATCATAATGAACATAAGAATAGGATGGATTTAACAAAAAAGGTAAGAGAAAAGTTGAATTTACCTATAGCAATTATGCTTGATACTAAAGGTCCAGAAATAAGAACAAGAGATTTCAAAAATGGAAGTATAATATTAAAAGATAATCAGGAATATATTATAACAACTAGAGATATATTAGGTGATGAACATATTGGTTCTATAACATATAAAGACCTTACAAAAGACATTACAAATGGAGATAAAATATTAATAGATGATGGTTTAATTGAATTAGAAGTAATGGATATAATAAATCAAACTGATATAAAATGTAAAGTATTAAATGGAGGACAAGTTAAAAATAAAAAGGGAGTTAATGTACCTGGAGTAAAAATTAACTTACCTGCTATAACACAGAAGGATAAAGAAGATATAGAATTTGGGATAAAAAATGGAATAGATTTTATAGCAGCTTCATTTATTAGAAAAGCATCAGATGTATTAGCAATAAGAGAAATATTAGAACAGAATGGTGCAGAAGATATTGAAATTATATCAAAAATTGAAAATCAAGAAGGCGTAGATAACATAGATAGAATACTTGAAGTATCTGATGGAATAATGGTAGCACGTGGAGACTTAGGTGTAGAAATTCCAGCAGAAGAAGTGCCATTAGTACAAAAGATGATGATTAAAAAATGTAATTTAGCAGGAAAACCTGTAATAACTGCAACACAAATGTTAGATTCTATGATGAGAAATCCTCGTCCTACAAGAGCAGAAGTTACAGATGTAGCAAATGCAATATTAGATGGAACTGATGCTATAATGTTATCAGGTGAAACAGCTGCTGGAAAATATCCTACGGAAGCAGTAGAGACTATGAAAAATATTGCTATTAAAACAGAAGGCTCTATAGACTATGAAGGAATATTACGTTCAAATATAAAGCTACAAGAAACAAGTATTACAAATGCTATAAGTCATGCTACTTGTACTACTGCCGAAGATTTAGAGGCTCAAGCTATCATAACAGCTACAAGCACCGGATATACTGCACGAGCAGTATCAAAATTTAGACCTGCAGCACCTATTATAGCGGTTACAACATCAGAAAAGGTTAGAAGAAAACTTAATTTAGTATGGGGAATACATTCACTTATCTCAAAAGAATCGCTTAACACAGATGATATAATAGATGAATCAGTTTCAACAGCATTAGAAAATGAATATATTCATAATGGAGACTTAGTAGTAATAACAGCAGGTGTACCTGTAGGAAAAGCAGGTTCTACAAATTTACTTAAAGTTCATACGGTAGGAGAGGTTATATTGAAAGGTACAGGAATAGGAGATAGAAGTGCAGTTGGTAATGTATGTATTGTAAAGAACAAAGAAGATGCAGAGAGAAAGTTTAAAGAAGGAGATATATTAGTAGCAATAAACACTGATAGAGATATAGTTCCATATATGGAGAAATCATCTGCTATTATAACTGAAAAAGGTGGACTTACATCTCATGCAGCAGTAGTTGGTCTTAATATCGAAAAACCTGTAATTGTAGGAGTAGAAAATGCTTTAGAAGAACTTAAAGATGGAGAACTTATAACAGTAGATAGTATAAGAGGATTTATATATAGAGGAAAAGCAAGAGTATTATAA
- the pfkA gene encoding 6-phosphofructokinase: MKTIGVLTSGGDAPGMNAAIRAVVRTAIYNGVRVLGIEQGYNGLINGNIKEMQLSSVADIIHRGGTKLRTARSEEFKTEEGRKKALNVLEVFGIDGLIVIGGDGSFRGAQKLNELGLPTVGIPGTIDNDLGYTDYTIGFDTAVNTVLDAVSKIRDTSTSHGRANIIEVMGRHCGDIALYSGLAGGAESIIVPEVGYEVDNVCKKLLKGKNRGKLHSIIMIAEGVGNASQLGEEIEEKTGIETRVTILGHIQRGGSPTARDRILASQMGAEAVNLLLAGETCKVVGIKDNKIMSMNTNEALEYERDLDQEMYKLTKILSI; the protein is encoded by the coding sequence ATGAAAACAATAGGAGTTTTAACAAGTGGAGGAGATGCTCCAGGCATGAATGCAGCAATAAGGGCTGTAGTAAGGACTGCTATATATAATGGAGTTCGAGTATTAGGTATAGAACAAGGATATAATGGTCTAATAAATGGTAATATCAAAGAAATGCAATTGTCAAGCGTTGCAGATATTATTCACAGAGGTGGGACTAAACTTAGAACTGCTCGATCAGAAGAGTTCAAAACAGAAGAAGGTAGAAAGAAGGCATTGAATGTTTTAGAAGTATTTGGTATTGATGGATTAATAGTTATAGGAGGAGATGGCTCATTTAGAGGTGCTCAGAAATTGAATGAGTTAGGTCTTCCTACGGTTGGAATACCAGGAACTATTGATAATGACTTAGGTTATACTGATTATACAATTGGATTTGATACTGCAGTAAATACAGTATTAGATGCTGTTAGTAAAATTAGAGATACTTCTACATCACATGGAAGGGCTAATATTATTGAAGTTATGGGTAGACATTGTGGAGATATAGCATTGTATTCTGGACTTGCAGGAGGAGCTGAATCTATTATAGTACCAGAAGTTGGTTACGAGGTTGATAATGTTTGTAAAAAGCTATTAAAAGGAAAAAATAGAGGAAAGCTACATAGTATAATAATGATAGCTGAAGGAGTAGGTAATGCAAGTCAATTAGGAGAAGAAATTGAAGAGAAAACAGGAATAGAAACTAGAGTTACAATTTTAGGTCATATTCAAAGAGGTGGAAGTCCAACAGCTAGAGATAGAATACTTGCAAGTCAAATGGGAGCTGAAGCAGTTAATTTACTTTTAGCAGGTGAAACTTGTAAGGTTGTGGGTATAAAAGATAATAAGATAATGAGTATGAATACTAATGAGGCATTAGAATATGAGCGTGATTTAGATCAAGAAATGTATAAGTTAACTAAAATATTGTCTATTTAA
- a CDS encoding acyl-CoA thioesterase produces MKNKTTIRARYSETDQMGVIYHANYFNWFEIGRTSFFRNLGYDYKKLENKGVLLPVIDVGCKYIMSAKYDDEIIIETYIEKLKGVKIKYKYNIIRKRDNLLLAEGYTIHAFVNKDLKPINFKKKYNELWNKLNEAIEKEKK; encoded by the coding sequence ATGAAAAATAAAACTACAATAAGAGCTAGATATAGTGAGACAGATCAAATGGGAGTAATATATCATGCTAATTATTTTAATTGGTTTGAAATAGGTAGAACTTCTTTTTTTAGAAATTTAGGTTATGATTATAAAAAGTTAGAAAATAAAGGAGTATTATTACCAGTAATAGATGTTGGTTGTAAATATATAATGTCAGCTAAATATGATGATGAAATAATAATAGAAACATATATTGAAAAACTTAAGGGAGTTAAAATAAAGTATAAGTATAATATAATAAGAAAAAGAGATAATTTACTTTTAGCAGAAGGTTATACAATTCATGCATTTGTAAATAAAGATTTAAAACCTATTAATTTTAAGAAGAAATATAATGAATTATGGAATAAATTGAATGAAGCAATAGAAAAGGAGAAAAAATAG